The sequence below is a genomic window from Streptomyces sp. NBC_00289.
GTCTCGCCGTCGCGCTGCTGAGCGGGGCGCTCGGCGCGGCCGTGGCACTGCTGGCCACCCGGCAGCAGTGGTCGGAGGGCACCGCCACGGTGGCCGGCGGCGACTTCCCGCTGACCGCCAGCGGCAGCGACGTCTCGGGCGTTCCCGCGGCCCTCGCCATAGTCGGCCTCGCCGCGCTCGTCGCCGTCTTCGCCGTCCGCAAGGCGGGCCGTCTCCTGGTCGCCGCCCTGCTCGCGCTCTCCGGCGCGGGCATCGTCGCCGCGGCCCTGCTCGGCGCCTCTGACAGCGGCGCCCTCGACGACAAGGCCGCGCAGGCCTCCGGGGACACCTCGGCCACCGTCGGCGCGCTCACCCACACCGCCTGGCCGTACGTCGCGGCCGCCGGCGGCGTACTGATCCTCCTCGCCGGGCTGCTCGCCCTGCGCTACGGCCGGCTGTGGCCCGCGATGTCGGGCCGCTACGAGCGGTCCGGCGCGCCCCGGCCGCGCCGCAGGGCGCCCGCCGTGGACCCCGACCGGCCCGAGGACATCTGGAAGGCACTCGACCGGGGCGAGGATCCCACGGGCGCGTAGCCCGGTGCGGGCGGCGCCCGCACGCGGGGTGACCCCCGGGCACCTCTCCCGCGCGCGTGCGGGACAATGAGGGTGAGCGTCCGGCTCAGACACGTACACAGCAACGAGGAGCAAGTCATGGCGGGCAGCAGCCACGGTCACACCCCGGCCGCCTGGACCGGTGTCATCATCGCCTTCATCGGTTTCTGCGTCGCGGGCGCCTTCATGGTGATGGCGAGCCCGGCGGGTTTCTGGGCCGGCATGGCGATCGTGGTCCTCGGCGGTGTCGTCGGCGGCATCATGCGCGCGATGGGCATGGGCATGCCGAAGGAGACCCACCCGGTGCACCAGGGCGCCGGGCAGCGGGAGCCGGCGAGCGTCGAGGGCTGATCAACGCAGGAGGCTCCGGCAGCGGAGCCGAACGGAAAGCCGCCCGAGGGGCGGTCCGGCAGGAATGCCGGGCCGCCCCTCTCGCGCGCGTGGCGGCCGGGCGGGGCACAATGCGAGCGTGAACGCCGACAGCCAGAGGGTGGTGCCGTCCGACGCCGGGTCCGTGGCGGCCCGGCTGGCCGTGCCCGCGGGCATCCTCGCGGCGGTCGTCGGAGCCTTCGCGTACGTGGGCGCCGTGGATCCCAACCAGCCCGGCCACTATCCGGCCTGCCCCCTGCTGCGCTACGCCGGGGTCTACTGCCCCGGCTGCGGCGGGCTGCGCAGCGCGCACGCCTTCGTGCACGGCGACCTCGCGGGCGCGCTCACCGACAACGCCCTGGCCGTCGCGGCCTATGCCGTCTTCGCGGTGGTGTGGACCGTCTGGGTGGTCCGCTCCCTGCGCGGGCGGCCGCTGCGGATCGAACTCGGGCCGCTGCACCTGTGGAGCCTGGGTGCGCTGCTGCTGGTCTTCACGGTTGTCCGGAACCTGCCGTTCGGTGGCCGGCTCCACCCTTGATCAATTCACGAACGTCCAGGTAGTGGGACCGGCGTCAACCGGATGTGAGGCCTGCGCCTTCCTGCGGATACCATCGCAAGTGACCATCGGTTTTCGTCATCGGTTCGATGCGACGAGGTGGCCGGTGGCGAGAACGCAACCGCTTTAACAGTCAACCGTCTGGAAGGGGGCCGCTCGCGTGAGTGTGCTCGACGAGATCATCGACGGCGTCCGTGCCGACCTCGCGGAACGGCAGGCGCGCGTCAGCCTCGACGAGCTCAAGGAGCGCGCGGCGAAGGCTCCCGCGGCCAAGGACGGGGTCGCCGCGCTGCGCGGCGAGGGCGTCAAGGTCATCTGCGAGGTCAAGCGCTCCAGCCCGTCCAAGGGTGCCCTGGCCGCGATCGCCGACCCGGCCCGGCTCGCCGCGGACTACGAGGCGGGCGGCGCGGCCGTCATCTCCGTGCTGACCGAGCAGCGCCGCTTCGGCGGTTCGCTGGCGGACCTGGAGGCGGTCCGCGCGCGCGTGGACATCCCCGTGCTGCGCAAGGACTTCATCGTCACCTCGTACCAGCTGTGGGAGGCCCGGGCGTACGGCGCCGACCTCGCGCTGCTCATCGTCGCCGCCCTGGACCAGCCCGCGCTGGAGAGCCTGATCGAGCGCGCCGAGTCCATCGGGCTCACGCCCATCGTCGAGGTCCACGACGAGGACGAGGTCGACCGGGCGGTGGACGCGGGCGCCAAGATCATCGGCGTCAACGCGCGTAACCTCAAGACGCTCGAGGTCGACCGCACGACGTTCGAGCGGGTGGCTCCCGAGATCCCCGCCCACCTCGTCAAGATCGCCGAGTCGGGCGTCCGCGGGCCGCACGACCTCATCGCCTACGCCAACGCCGGCGCCGACGCGGTCCTGGTCGGCGAGTCCCTCGTCACCGGCCGCGACCCCAAGGCCGCGGTGGCCGACCTGGTGGCCGCGGGCGAGCACCCGGCGCTGCGGCACGGGCGGGGCTGATCCGTGTCCCTCGCCGGCCGAACCCTCCTCGCCGACCGTACGGGCTGTGACCCGGCCGGTCCGGCGGAGTGCGTGCGGCCGACCGCGGGCGGCGACACGAACGGCGGTACGCCGGTAGAGTCGCCCGCGATGTTCTCGATCACCATGGCGACCAGGGACCCGTACGCCCGTCTGGCCCGCGGATGCCGGCCGCGTGGCTGCCGGGCGCCCGCGCGGCGGGTGCACGGGCGGCGCGTGCGGTACGTCATCGGTGACGAGCCGGGTCAGGTCAACGGGATGCGATGGCGTCCCCCGGGGGGCGCGGGGAACTGCGCGAGCAGCCCCAGCCGGCCCGCGGCCGGCTGAACACCCCGGGTCCCCACGGCGATTGGTCTTCCCACACTCTCACCGTGAGGTTTCCGCATGCCCAGCGAGTTCTTCATTCCCGACCCCGAGGGTCAGGTCCCCAGCGTCGAGGGCTACTTCGGCGCGTTCGGCGGCAAGTTCATCCCGGAGGCGCTCGTCGCCGCCGTGGACGAGGTCGCCGTCGAGTACGACAAGGCCAAGTCCGACCCCGAGTTCGCCCGCGAGCTCGACGACCTGCTCGTCCACTACACCGGCCGCCCCAGCAGCCTCACCGAGGTGCCCAGGTTCGCCGAGCACGCCGGTGGTGCCCGGGTGTTCCTCAAGCGCGAGGACCTCAACCACACCGGCTCCCACAAGATCAACAACGTGCTGGGTCAGGCCCTGCTCACCAAGCGCATGGGCAAGACCCGCGTCATCGCGGAGACCGGCGCCGGCCAGCACGGCGTCGCGACGGCCACCGCCTGCGCCCTCTTCGGCCTCGAGTGCACCATCTACATGGGCGAGATCGACACCCAGCGCCAGGCACTCAACGTCGCCCGGATGCGGATGCTGGGCGCCGAGGTCGTCGCCGTGAAGTCCGGCAGCCGCACCCTCAAGGACGCGATCAACGAGGCGTTCCGGGACTGGGTCGCCAACGTCGACCGCACCCACTACCTCTTCGGGACCGTGGCCGGCCCGCACCCCTTCCCGGCCATGGTGCGCGACTTCCACCGGGTCATCGGCGTCGAGGCGCGCCGCCAGCTCCTGGAGCGCGCCGGACGGCTGCCCGACGCCGCCGTCGCCTGCGTCGGCGGCGGCTCCAACGCCATCGGCCTCTTCCACGCCTTCATCCCGGACACGGACGTACGCCTCATCGGCTGCGAGCCCGCCGGACACGGTGTCGAGACCGGCGAGCACGCGGCCACCCTGACCGCGGGCGAGCCCGGCATCCTGCACGGCTCCCGGTCCTACGTCCTCCAGGACGACGAGGGCCAGATCACCGAGCCGTACTCGATCTCGGCCGGACTGGACTACCCGGGCATCGGGCCCGAGCACTCCTACCTCAAGGACACCGGCCGCGCCGAGTACCGCGCGGTCACCGACGACGCGGCCATGCAGGCGCTGCGCCTGCTGTCGCGCACCGAAGGCATCATCCCGGCGATCGAGAGCGCCCACGCGCTGGCCGGCGCCCTCGAGGTCGGCAGGGAGCTGGGCAGGGACGGGCTGATCGTGATCAACCTGTCCGGCCGCGGCGACAAGGACATGGACACGGCCGCCCGCTACTTCGGCCTGTACGACACGGATGCCGAGGTCGCCGCCGACGCGGACGGCGACATCGCCGAGATCGAGGGAGACGCCAAGTGAGCGGGAACATCCAGCTGCTGAGCGACACCCTCGCCGCGGCCAGGACGGAGGGCCGCTCCGCCCTCATCGCCTACCTTCCGGCCGGGTTCCCGACCGTGGACGGCGGCATCGAGGCCATCAAGGCCGTCTTCGACGGCGGCGCGGACGTCGTCGAGGTGGGGCTGCCGCACAGCGACCCCGTCCTCGACGGCCCGGTCATCCAGACCGCCGACGACATCGCCCTGCGCGGCGGGGTCAGGATCGCGGATGTGATGCGCACGGTCCGGGAGGCGTTCGAGGCCACCGGGAAGCCGGTGCTCGTGATGACGTACTGGAACCCGATCGACCGCTACGGCGTCGAGCGCTTCACCGCCGAACTGGCCGAGGCGGGCGGGGCCGGCTGCATCCTGCCCGACCTGCCCGTCCAGGAGTCGGCGCTGTGGCGCGAACACGCCGAGAAGCACGGGCTCGCCACGGTCTTCGTGGTCGCGCCCAGCAGCCGGGACGAGCGGCTCGCCAAGATCACCTCGGCGGGCACCGGCTTCGTGTACGCCGCCTCGCTGATGGGCGTCACGGGCACCCGCGCGTCCGTCGGCGCACAGGCCCAGGACCTGGTGGAGCGCACCCGGGCCACGAACGCCGCTCTGCCGGTCTGCGTCGGACTCGGCGTCTCCGACGCGGCGCAGGCCGCCGAGGTCGCCGGCTTCGCCGACGGCGTGATCGTCGGTTCGGCCTTCGTGAAGCGGATGCTGGACGCGCCGGACGACGCGGCGGGGATCGAGGCGGTCCGCGCCCTGGCGGGCGAGCTCGCGAAGGGCGTGCGCGGACAGGCGTAGGGCACGCGCGGGACGAGCGACAGGACAAGCGCAGGACGAGCTCAGGACCGCGATGGGTGACCGGTCACTCGAACGGGTGGACCTGGGGCCGGGGAGGCGCGCTGCGCCTCCCCGGTTCGTTCTGCGGGTGTGAGCGAGAAGAACCATGAGGCAAAGCGCACCGCCCGTGAGCGGCTGGCGGTCGAGCGTGAGAAGCAGAAGTCCGCTCAGAAGCGGCGACGTGGGCTGATCGTCGGCGCGAGCGTCGTCGGCGTCCTGGGGCTCGCGGCGGTGATCGGCATCGTCGCGGCCAACGCGGGCAAGGACGACGGCAGTGACTCGGCGGGCCCGGCCGTGGCGCCGTCGGGGGCCAAGGGCAAGGACGGCCTCGCGATCCCGGTCGGCAAGGAGAGCGCCAAGTCGACGCTCACCGTCTGGGAGGACTTCCGCTGCCCGGCCTGCCAGGCCTTCGAGACGGCGTACCGCCCGGTGATCCACGAACTGACGGCCGCCGGACAGCTGAAGGTCGAATACCACCTGGCGACACTCATCGACGGGAACATGGGCGGCACGGGCTCCCGCAACGCGGCCAACGCGGCGGCCTGCGCCCAGGACGCCGGGAAGTTCACCGCCTTCCACGACGTGCTGTACGAGAACCAGCCCAAGGAAACCGACGACGCCTTCGCCCAGAACGACAAGCTTCTGGAGCTGGCGGCCAAGGTCGACGGCCTCGTCACGCCGGCGTTCCGCACCTGTGTGGAGGACGGTGCCCACAACAGCTGGGTGGCGAAGTCCAACCAGGCCTTCCAGGCAGGCGGTTTCTCCGGCACCCCGACCGTCCTGCTGGGGGGCAAGAACATCTACCAGGACCAGACCATGACCCCCGCGAAGCTGAAGCAGCAGGTGCAGGAGGCCGCCAAGGGGTGAGCGATTCTCACGTCCCCCCGTTATGGACCCGTAGCCGGGCGGCTTGCCGTGTGCCCCGCCCGGCAGGGTAGCGTCGACCCTGCCATGGACCTTTCCTTCATTCCCAGCCCTTCGCGCGGGGTGCTGTATCTCGGCCCCATTCCGCTGCGCGGCTACGCGTTCTGCATCATCATCGGTGTCTTCGTCGCGGTCTGGCTCGGCAACAGGCGCTGGATCGCCCGCGGCGGGCGGGCCGGCACGGTGGCCGACATCGCGGTCTGGGCCGTGCCCTTCGGCCTCGTCGGCGGCCGCCTCTACCACGTGATCACGGACTACGAGCTGTACTTCAGCGAGGGCCGCGACTGGGTGGACGCCTTCAAGGTGTGGGAGGGCGGCCTCGGCATCTGGGGCGCGATTGCGCTCGGCGGACTCGGCGCCTGGATCGGCTGCCGGCGCCGGGGCATCCCGCTGCCCGCGTGGGCCGACGCCCTCGCCCCCGGCATCGCCCTGGCCCAGGCGCTCGGCCGCTGGGGCAACTGGTTCAACCAGGAGCTGTACGGGAAGCCCACCGATCTGCCGTGGGCGCTGAAGATCACGTCCTCGACGGACGGACGGGTGCCGGGCACCTACCACCCGACGTTCCTCTACGAGTCCCTGTGGTGCCTGGGTGTCGCGCTGCTCGTCATCTGGGCCGACCGCCGCTTCAAGCTGGGCCATGGGCGGGCGTTCGCGCTGTACGTCGCCGCGTACTGCGTGGGCCGCGCGTGGATCGAGTACCTGCGCGTCGACGACGCCCACCACATCCTGGGCCTGCGGCTCAACGACTGGACCGCGCTGGTCGTGTTCGTCCTCGCCGTGACGTACATGGTGCTGTCCGCGAAGAAGTGCCCGGGCCGCGAGACCGTGGTGGAGCCGGGTGTTTCCGACGGTGAGACCGAGACTGAGACCGAGGTGGAGGCGGAGAACGCCGATGCCGAGGCCGAGGTCGAGGCCGAGGGCAAGGCTGATGCCGAAGCCTCGGACCGGCAGGAGGACACGGACCCGGACTCGGACCCGCAGCCGGGCGGCGACGTGGCGGAACCCGCCGAGGACGAGACACACGCCGACGACGAGGCGAACGACGAGGCCGGTTCGGCGAAGAAGAGCTGACGGCTGGTCATACGTCGACGAGGGCGCCCGGGATCGCTTCCCGGGCGCCCTCGTCGACGTAGCCGGGCCGGCGGCGCGACCGGCTCAGCGCCGTTGGGCCAGGGACAGCGTGCGCTGGGCGGCCGCGACCACCGCCGCGTCGACGAAGCGGCCGTCCGGCAGCGCCTGGGCGCCCTGTTCGCGTGTCGCCGCCTTCACGATCGTCTCCGCCTGTTCGATCTCCTGCTCGGTCGGCAGGTAGGACCGCTCGATGATGGGGAGCTGGCGCGGGTGGATGGCGGCTCGGCCGAGGAAGCCTAGGGTGCGGCCGTGCGCGCAGGACGCCGCCAGGCCCTCCAGGTCGCGGATGTCGGGATGGACCGACTGGGGCGGCGGGGCGAGTCCGGCGGCTCTGGCCGCAACGACGACACGGGAGCGGGACCAGTCGAGTCCCGCCTCCTCCCGTACGCCCAGGTCGGCCCGCAGGTCGGCTTCGCCGAGGGTGATGCCGCGCAGGGCCGGGTGCGCGGAGGCGATCGCGTAGGCCTGTTCGACGCCCAGGGCGGATTCCAGGAGGGCGTACAGCGGGGGTGTGCCGCCGTCGGCGGGCGCGGTGGCCCGCGCCACGCGGACGATCTGCTCGGCGGTCGTCACCTTCGGCAGACGGAGGCCGGACACCCCCGGGAGACCGGCCACCGCCTCGAGGTCACCGGCTGCCAGGGGCCCGTCCAGCGCGTTCACCCGGACGTGAACCGGGACGGGCTGCGGCTCGGCGAGAAGTTCGGCGGTGGCCGCCCGGGCCTGCTCCTTGCGGTCGGGGGCGACCGCGTCCTCCAGGTCGATCACCACCACGTCGGCACCGGCGGTCAGCGCCTTCGCGACCACGGCCGGCCGGTCGCCCGGGGCGTACAGCCAGGTGAGGGGGACGGGCGTCACGGGGCTCCCTTCGGGCGGAGGGGGGTCGGTTCGGCGCGGGTGGCCGTGTGGTTCGGGGCGGGTGTCGTTGTAGGCGTGTCGATGACCGTCGGGTGGTCGGGCGGGGTGTGTCGCCAGGTCAGGCGGGCGGGGGTCACACGGCTCCCTCGGTGCGGAGGGTGACCAGGTCGGAGGGGGTCAGGCCGAGTTCGGTCAGGACCGTGTCCGTGTCCGCGCCGTGCGGGCGGCCCGCCCAGCGGATCGCGCCGGGGGTGGCGGAGAGCCGGAAGAGGACGTTCTGCATGCGCAGCGGGCCCAGTTCGGGGTCGTCGACGGTGGTGACGGTGTCGAGGGCCAGGTACTGGGGGTCTGTCATCACCTCCCGTACGTCCTGGATCGGGGCCACCGCCGCCTCCGCCTTCTCGAAGGCGGCGAGGACCTCGTCGCGGGTGCGCTCGGCGATCCAGGTGCCGACCGCCGCGTCCAGCACGTCGCAGTGCTCGGCCCGTTCGGCGCCGGTCGCGAACCAGGGCTCGTCGATCAGCTCGGGGCGGCCCACCAGGTGCATCACGCGTTCCGCCACCGACTGGGCGGACGTGGAGACGGCCACCCAGTTGCCGTCCGAGGTCCGGTAGGTGTTGCGCGGGGCGTTGTTCTGGGAGCGGTTGCCGGTCCGGGGCTGGACGTGGCCGAGCTGGTCGTACCAGATGGGCTGCGGGCCGAGCACGGTCAGGATCGGTTCGATGATCGCCATGTCGACGACCTGCCCCTCGCCGGTGCGGTCGCGGGCGGCGAGTGCCGTCATGACGGCGTAGGCGGTGGCGAGCCCCGCGATGGAGTCGGCCAGGCCGAAGGGCGGAAGGGTCGGGGGCGCGTCCGGTTCTCCCGTGATCGCGGCGAAGCCGCTCATCGCCTCGGCCAGGGTGCCGAAACCGGGGCGGTGCGCGTACGGGCCGAACTGCCCGAAGCCGGTGACCCGGGTGAGGACCAGGCGCGGGTTGACGGCGGACAGCTCGGGCCAGCCCAGGTCCCATTTCTCCAGGGTGCCCGGACGGAAGTTCTCGATGATCACGTCGGCCGTGGCGGCGAGGCGCAGGAGGGTCGCCCGGCCGCCCCGGGTCGACAGGTCGAGGGTGATGGTGCGCTTGTTGCGGCCCAGGAGTTTCCACCACAGGCCCACCCCGTCCTTCGAGGGGCCGTGGCCGCGGGAGGGGTCCGGTTTCTTCGGGTGCTCGATCTTGATGACCTCCGCGCCGAAGTCGCCGAGCAGGGTGGCGGAGAGCGGACCGGCGAAGAGGGTGGCGAGGTCGAGGACGCGCAGGCCGGTCAGGGGCGGCGGGGCCGGGGGCTGCCGGGTCATGCGCCGCACCGCGCGGTGACCAGGTCCGGGTGCGTGCTGCCGGGCACGGCGGGGTGCGTCATGGGCGGGGTGCCTCCTGGGGCTGGGCGATGAGCGCGTGGGTGAGGTGGGCCAGGGTGTCGAAGCCGACGCCGTTGAAGTCGCCGACGCTGGTGGCCAGGCGGTTCTTGAGGGGAGCCGTCCACCGGTCGGGCAGGGCGGAGGGGGCGCCCGCGAGGAGACCGGCGATGCTTCCGGCGGTGGCGCCGTTGGAGTCGGTGTCCCAGCCGCCGGACACGGCACGGCAGACGGAGCCGGTGAAGTCGCCGTCCGCGTGGGTGAGGGCGGCGGCGATCAGGGCGGTGTTGGGGACGGCGTGGACCCAGTGGTGGGTGGCCGCGTGGGTGGCGTGCAGCTCGTCGACCACGGTGTCGAAGTCCTCGTGGGACGCGGCGAGCCCGATGGCGTGGCGGACGGCCCGGGCGAGCCGCGAGGCGGGCGGGACGACCGTGAGACCGGTGCGCAGACAGGCGTGGACGTCGTGGGTCGCGGTGGCGGCGGCGGCGATCACGGCAGCCGTGAACATCGCCGCGTGCACACCGCTCCCGGTGTGCGTGAGGGTGGCGTCCCGGTGGGCCTGTTCGGCTGCCGCCGCCGGGTCGCCGGGGTTGGTCCAGCCATGGATGTCGGCGCGGATCAGGGCGCCGATCCATTCGCGGAACGGGTTGCGGTGGCGGGCCGTGTGCGGGGGCTCCAGGCCGCACAGCAGGTTGCGGTAGGCGACGCGTTCGGCGGTGAACGTGCGGCCCGCGGGAAGTTCGTCGAGCCAGACGGCCGCCACGTCCGAGGTGCCGAAGTGCCTGCCGTGACGTTGCAGCAGAAGGAGGTTCAGGAGCGGGTAGTTGAGGTCGTCGTCCTCCGGCATGCCGTCGATGTTCTCGGCGAGCGAGGTGGGCGCGGAGCGGCGGTTCCACGGGTGGGCGGCGAGGAGTTCGGGTGGGACTCCGCGGGCCGTGAAGTAGGTGGTCAGGGGCCAGTTGCCGGTGGCCGCGGCGAGTCGGCGGATGCCGTCCAGCGGGAGCTTCTCGACGGGTTTGCCCAGGAGACAGCCGACGGCCCGGCCCAGCCAGGCGGCCTCCAGGCGGAGCGCTGTCGGGGTGGCGGACGCGGACTCGTCGGGCTTCGCCGGCCAGTCGGGGCACAGGGCCCTGATCCGCGGCAGGTCCGTCGGTTCACGGTCGCTCAACCCGCTGGGCAGGTCCGCCAGTTCGTCGAGCAGGTCCTCCGCGAGCAGCCGCAGGTATCGGGACACCGGATGCGGTGACGCGCCCGCCCGCAGCGGGGCCTCGTCCCCGCCGGCCGCCCGCCAGCGTGCGGCGACCGCCGACGGTTCGCGGCCGTCCAGGGCCGCCTGGCGCAGTTCGTGGCCGAGCAAATCCTCCGGCTGGACCCAGGTCAGTCGGAGCATCTCGGGCCTCCCGGCGCGGCTTCCGCGGGCTCCGTACCGACCAGTCCGGCGAACGCCGTCTCGTGGGCCCGGCGGCACCGGACGTCGCGGTCGAAGATCTCCCGGGTCACGTCCGTGAGCGTCCTGGCCGGCTCCCACAGGTCCAGACGGCTGGCCTCCGCCACCGTCTTCGCCCAGTCCTGCGGGACCGGTGAGCCCAGTGCGCCCGCCAGCGCGCCCGCCATGGTGGCGATCGAGTCGCAGTCGCGGCCGTAGTTGACCGCGCCGAGGACCGCGTGACGGTAGTCGCCCTTGGCGACCAGCAACATGCCGAGCGCGACCGGGAGTTCCTCGATCGTGTGCAGGCGGGACGGACGGCGGGCGCCCAGGGAGGGGGCGCGGTAGTCGGGGCCCACCGTGTCGTAGGGCGCCACCGCCTCCCGCAGCGGTGTCAGCGCCGACTCGAAGTCCGTGTGGCGGCACGCCACTTCACAGACCTTCTCGACCGCAGTCCGGGTGCCGTCCTTCGCCAGGGACAGACAGGCGGTCACGACCGAGTCCGGGGTCGCGCCCGGTGCGCTCGCCGCCGCCACCGCCGCCGCGAAGACGGCCGCCGCCTCGCGGCCGTACGAGGACTGGTGCGCCCCGGCGACGTCCAGCGCCTCGGTGTACGCGCCCGCCGGGTGGGCCGCGTTGACCAGGCCGACCGGTGCCATGTACATCGCCGCACCGCAGTTCACGATGTTGCCGGTGCCTGCCTCGCGGGGGTCGACGTGGCCGTAGTGGAGCCGGGCCACCAGCCACTTCTCCGCCAGGAAGATCCGGTGCAGCGGGAGGGCCTCCGACTCCAGCTCCGGGATCCAGCGGGGTGTCGTCATCAGGTCCGGGACCAGGTGGTCCGCGATCGCGTACGCGTCGAGGTGGTCGCGGACCCGCGCGTACACCCGTACCAGCGCATGCGTCATCAGGGTGTCGTCGGTGACGTGGCCGTCACCCTTGTGGTACGGCGCGACGGGGCGGGCGGTGCGCCAGGCGTCGCCGTTCCACGGGCCGACGACACCGTGGACGCGGCCGCCGTGCCGTTCGAGGATCTGCTCGGGGGAGTAGCCCTCGACGGGGCCGCCCAGCGCGTCGCCGACGGCGGCTCCGACGAGTGCTCCGGTGATCCGCTCCTCCAGGCTTTCCGCCCGGGTTTCTTCGCTTTTGAGCGTCATGCCCAGAATCATGCTCCTGGTGATGCCGGTTGCGTGGCTACCAGGAGCCCGGCGAGTTCCACCAGGTCCGTACCGGTGAGCCGGGGGAGTGCGCAGCCCGAGAGCGTGCGGCAGGTGTCCCGCCAGGACGCCGGGATCGACTCGCCGCCGCCGAGCGCGCCGGTCAGGGCGCCCGCCAGGGCCGGGGCGGAGTCCGCGACCCGGGACAGACAGGCCGCCGCGGGGACGGCCTCCGCGATCCGGCCGCCGGCGGCGGCGGCCAGGGCCAGGGCGACCGGGACCGTCTCGGCGGCCGCGATGCCGTAGCTGTAGACGTGGTCGACGATGCCGTGCTCGAGCAGGGGAACCGCGGCGAAGGCGCTGTCCGCGTCGAGCGCCAGTTTCAGGGCCTCGCGCGCGTTGCGCCCGATCTCCGTCTCCTGTGGCAGTTCGGCGAGCGCCACCGCCACGCACTCCTCCACCTCCGCGCCGACGAGGGCGCGGGCGAGGGCCGCCGCCATCGCCCGTGCTCCGTGCACGCCGTCACCGTCCTGGGTGTAGCGGGCGTCGAACTCGGCGAGTTCGGCGGCGAGTCGGGGGTCGCCGGGGTGGGCCACGGCGAGGACGCAGGCCCGTACGCAGGCCGCGTCGTCGAAGTAGTGCGGGTTGTCGTGGCCGGTGGCGGGCGGGCGCAGACCGGTGGCGAGGTTGCCGAGGCCAGCCCGGACGGAGATGCGGGCGCGCATCGGCAGTACCGCCGACTCGATCTCGGGGGCGCGTGCGGCCGCCGCGGCCACCTCGCTCGCCAGGGCGTTCCAGGTCAGGTCGATCGCGGCGCGGGTCCTGCGTTCCCGGCTCAGGTCACCGAGCACGCTGTCGTTCCCGGCCAGCAGCAGGGCCTCGGCCGCGAACACCGCCCACTCGGCGTCGTCGGAGGGGCCGAGGCGCAGCGGCTCCGGGGGCTGGTTCAGCGCGATCGGCACGGGGAGGGTGGTCGTCGCGTTCTGCTCCGCGAAGGTGTCCAGCTCGCGGGTGAGTCGGCGGGTCCACTCGGGCATGCGCGCGGCCCGGTGCCGTGCGGCGGGCCAGCCGGCCGCGTCGCCCGCGGCGAGTCCCAGCAGGAGCCCCTCGACGCGCCGCGTCACGGCCGCACCTCGGCGTCGTCCGCGGTCAGCACGTACGCGGCCGGGTCGGGCGGCGGCCAGGCGTCCTGCCGTACGAGATCCTCCTGACGGACGAGACCCTCACGCCGTACGCGCTCCTCGTGCCGTACGGCGGCGGGGTCGCCCGTGGTGGTGTTCGCGCCCCACT
It includes:
- a CDS encoding CoA ester lyase — translated: MTPVPLTWLYAPGDRPAVVAKALTAGADVVVIDLEDAVAPDRKEQARAATAELLAEPQPVPVHVRVNALDGPLAAGDLEAVAGLPGVSGLRLPKVTTAEQIVRVARATAPADGGTPPLYALLESALGVEQAYAIASAHPALRGITLGEADLRADLGVREEAGLDWSRSRVVVAARAAGLAPPPQSVHPDIRDLEGLAASCAHGRTLGFLGRAAIHPRQLPIIERSYLPTEQEIEQAETIVKAATREQGAQALPDGRFVDAAVVAAAQRTLSLAQRR
- a CDS encoding CaiB/BaiF CoA transferase family protein, whose amino-acid sequence is MTRQPPAPPPLTGLRVLDLATLFAGPLSATLLGDFGAEVIKIEHPKKPDPSRGHGPSKDGVGLWWKLLGRNKRTITLDLSTRGGRATLLRLAATADVIIENFRPGTLEKWDLGWPELSAVNPRLVLTRVTGFGQFGPYAHRPGFGTLAEAMSGFAAITGEPDAPPTLPPFGLADSIAGLATAYAVMTALAARDRTGEGQVVDMAIIEPILTVLGPQPIWYDQLGHVQPRTGNRSQNNAPRNTYRTSDGNWVAVSTSAQSVAERVMHLVGRPELIDEPWFATGAERAEHCDVLDAAVGTWIAERTRDEVLAAFEKAEAAVAPIQDVREVMTDPQYLALDTVTTVDDPELGPLRMQNVLFRLSATPGAIRWAGRPHGADTDTVLTELGLTPSDLVTLRTEGAV
- a CDS encoding ADP-ribosylglycohydrolase family protein; protein product: MLRLTWVQPEDLLGHELRQAALDGREPSAVAARWRAAGGDEAPLRAGASPHPVSRYLRLLAEDLLDELADLPSGLSDREPTDLPRIRALCPDWPAKPDESASATPTALRLEAAWLGRAVGCLLGKPVEKLPLDGIRRLAAATGNWPLTTYFTARGVPPELLAAHPWNRRSAPTSLAENIDGMPEDDDLNYPLLNLLLLQRHGRHFGTSDVAAVWLDELPAGRTFTAERVAYRNLLCGLEPPHTARHRNPFREWIGALIRADIHGWTNPGDPAAAAEQAHRDATLTHTGSGVHAAMFTAAVIAAAATATHDVHACLRTGLTVVPPASRLARAVRHAIGLAASHEDFDTVVDELHATHAATHHWVHAVPNTALIAAALTHADGDFTGSVCRAVSGGWDTDSNGATAGSIAGLLAGAPSALPDRWTAPLKNRLATSVGDFNGVGFDTLAHLTHALIAQPQEAPRP
- a CDS encoding ADP-ribosylglycohydrolase family protein codes for the protein MTLKSEETRAESLEERITGALVGAAVGDALGGPVEGYSPEQILERHGGRVHGVVGPWNGDAWRTARPVAPYHKGDGHVTDDTLMTHALVRVYARVRDHLDAYAIADHLVPDLMTTPRWIPELESEALPLHRIFLAEKWLVARLHYGHVDPREAGTGNIVNCGAAMYMAPVGLVNAAHPAGAYTEALDVAGAHQSSYGREAAAVFAAAVAAASAPGATPDSVVTACLSLAKDGTRTAVEKVCEVACRHTDFESALTPLREAVAPYDTVGPDYRAPSLGARRPSRLHTIEELPVALGMLLVAKGDYRHAVLGAVNYGRDCDSIATMAGALAGALGSPVPQDWAKTVAEASRLDLWEPARTLTDVTREIFDRDVRCRRAHETAFAGLVGTEPAEAAPGGPRCSD
- a CDS encoding ADP-ribosylglycohydrolase family protein, with the protein product MTRRVEGLLLGLAAGDAAGWPAARHRAARMPEWTRRLTRELDTFAEQNATTTLPVPIALNQPPEPLRLGPSDDAEWAVFAAEALLLAGNDSVLGDLSRERRTRAAIDLTWNALASEVAAAAARAPEIESAVLPMRARISVRAGLGNLATGLRPPATGHDNPHYFDDAACVRACVLAVAHPGDPRLAAELAEFDARYTQDGDGVHGARAMAAALARALVGAEVEECVAVALAELPQETEIGRNAREALKLALDADSAFAAVPLLEHGIVDHVYSYGIAAAETVPVALALAAAAGGRIAEAVPAAACLSRVADSAPALAGALTGALGGGESIPASWRDTCRTLSGCALPRLTGTDLVELAGLLVATQPASPGA